One window of Halorussus sp. MSC15.2 genomic DNA carries:
- a CDS encoding MBL fold metallo-hydrolase has product MELTLLGSGGDSQTPMPTCDCRVCEPAREEGLPHARYGNSTLVRDADALVDAPESIWAMLNRERVMDLDYIFVSHHHVDHVGGLRVVQAIGRPDFPLEDWDNEDPVTVVMSETTYDRVAESLDIESQYDDRGYADFELVSDGERMALGGGVEVTGIGAPLDPDGPADAAMSYCFERDGERVLISPDETTFLDLSKVPDDLDLWVKECGMFRETGDGEPIMTEELWAEERESQTTFEQTLEQVRTVEPDRTVLTEIEEIYRRRPDEYAELAAQYDDLGVEFGRDGMAIAV; this is encoded by the coding sequence ATGGAACTCACGCTGCTCGGGTCGGGCGGCGACTCCCAGACGCCGATGCCGACCTGCGACTGCCGGGTCTGCGAACCCGCCCGCGAGGAGGGCCTGCCCCACGCCAGATACGGGAACTCCACGCTCGTTCGCGACGCCGACGCCCTCGTGGACGCGCCCGAGTCCATCTGGGCGATGCTCAACCGCGAGCGAGTGATGGACCTCGACTACATCTTCGTCTCGCACCACCACGTGGACCACGTCGGCGGCCTGCGCGTCGTGCAGGCCATCGGGCGACCCGACTTCCCCCTCGAAGACTGGGACAACGAGGACCCCGTGACCGTGGTGATGAGCGAGACGACGTACGACCGCGTCGCCGAGTCGCTCGACATCGAGTCCCAGTACGACGACCGGGGCTACGCCGACTTCGAACTCGTGAGCGACGGCGAGCGGATGGCGCTCGGCGGCGGCGTCGAGGTGACGGGAATCGGCGCACCCCTCGACCCCGACGGACCGGCGGACGCCGCGATGAGCTACTGCTTCGAGAGGGACGGCGAGCGCGTCCTGATTTCGCCGGACGAGACGACGTTCCTCGACCTCTCGAAGGTCCCCGACGACCTCGACCTGTGGGTCAAGGAGTGTGGCATGTTCCGGGAGACGGGCGACGGCGAACCCATCATGACCGAGGAGTTGTGGGCCGAGGAGCGCGAGAGCCAGACTACCTTCGAACAGACGCTCGAACAGGTCCGGACCGTCGAACCCGACCGAACCGTCCTGACCGAAATCGAGGAGATATACCGCCGCCGCCCCGACGAGTACGCCGAACTCGCCGCACAGTACGATGACCTCGGCGTCGAGTTCGGTCGCGACGGCATGGCGATAGCGGTTTGA
- a CDS encoding Coenzyme F420 hydrogenase/dehydrogenase, beta subunit C-terminal domain, with protein sequence MTDDRETRRDSTDGDEEPVPGVPDVDTETDADRTVPRAEGVRTHRPATEHGTIPGDRIGPADESRPYASRGDDGGGGPVADGGSVRSSSEDPSELASDGVAGSTTTGGSSELCSDGGTTPANVDADGNLGDVEFTPPAEGASQDVENGDPTERVGVPDDADLDTPGYGIRAEMNDIETPDDKTWFMELDEAVVEEDRCIQCGTCVAACPSDSIGIGDDDLPELVKMCTGCSLCWDFCPRGGLRYERQWKITGGEDNVSGAGDPITEFSARVEDDWREGAQDGGVVTSVLSHLLDAGEIDGALIATESDDESWKAESFLATTREELVANAGSFYNQTMALGNLDLAQWEHKLPDEDPEDLSLALVGTPCEIEGVRALSDFEWDYQSQNAMVRAVEYTVALMCTKNFNHRRLVGEQLETKRGISPDDIGKLDVIAGEMRVYDRDGEQVLAEDIENFHDAALKGCDECADFTGYCADLTVGSVGSSDEYSSVIVRTEAGLTAWELTEPDLDYHDLEDRSAVGGLQNWDKKKAFESLERPFDPDAPRFIDYEDHAENYGTERNPHEADH encoded by the coding sequence ATGACTGACGACCGCGAGACGCGCCGGGACTCCACCGACGGCGACGAGGAACCAGTCCCGGGCGTCCCCGACGTCGATACGGAGACCGACGCCGACCGGACAGTCCCTCGCGCGGAGGGCGTCCGGACTCACCGGCCGGCGACCGAACACGGGACGATTCCGGGCGACCGAATCGGCCCCGCAGACGAGTCCCGACCGTACGCCTCTCGCGGTGATGACGGCGGGGGTGGGCCGGTCGCCGATGGTGGCTCCGTGAGGAGTTCGAGCGAAGACCCGTCAGAACTCGCCTCCGACGGCGTTGCCGGGAGCACAACGACCGGCGGCTCGTCGGAGCTTTGCTCCGACGGCGGAACGACGCCCGCGAACGTGGACGCCGACGGCAACCTCGGCGACGTGGAGTTCACGCCGCCCGCCGAGGGAGCGAGTCAGGACGTCGAGAACGGCGACCCGACCGAGCGCGTGGGCGTCCCCGACGACGCGGACCTCGACACGCCGGGGTACGGCATCCGCGCGGAGATGAACGACATCGAGACGCCCGACGACAAGACGTGGTTCATGGAACTCGACGAGGCGGTCGTCGAGGAGGACCGGTGCATCCAGTGTGGCACCTGCGTGGCCGCCTGTCCCTCGGACTCCATCGGCATCGGCGACGACGACCTCCCGGAACTCGTGAAGATGTGTACCGGCTGTTCGCTCTGCTGGGACTTCTGCCCGCGGGGCGGTCTCCGGTACGAGCGCCAGTGGAAGATAACCGGCGGCGAGGACAACGTGTCGGGCGCGGGCGACCCCATCACCGAGTTCTCCGCGCGCGTCGAGGACGACTGGCGCGAGGGCGCACAGGACGGCGGCGTGGTCACGTCGGTCCTGAGCCACCTGCTCGACGCCGGTGAGATAGACGGCGCGCTGATAGCGACCGAGTCAGACGACGAGTCGTGGAAGGCCGAGAGCTTCCTCGCCACGACTCGCGAGGAACTGGTCGCCAACGCCGGGAGCTTCTACAACCAGACGATGGCGCTGGGGAACCTCGACCTCGCGCAGTGGGAACACAAACTCCCGGACGAGGACCCCGAGGACCTGAGTCTCGCGCTCGTGGGGACGCCCTGCGAAATCGAAGGCGTCCGCGCGCTGTCGGACTTCGAGTGGGATTACCAGTCCCAGAACGCCATGGTCCGGGCGGTCGAGTACACCGTCGCGCTGATGTGTACGAAGAACTTCAACCACCGGCGTCTCGTCGGCGAGCAGTTGGAGACCAAACGCGGTATCTCGCCGGACGACATCGGCAAACTCGACGTGATAGCGGGCGAGATGCGAGTCTACGACCGCGACGGCGAGCAGGTGCTGGCCGAGGACATCGAGAACTTCCACGACGCCGCGCTGAAGGGCTGTGACGAGTGCGCCGACTTCACGGGCTACTGCGCCGACCTCACGGTCGGGTCGGTGGGTAGCTCCGACGAGTACTCGTCGGTCATCGTCCGGACAGAGGCGGGCCTGACGGCGTGGGAACTGACCGAACCCGACCTCGACTACCACGACCTCGAAGACCGCAGCGCGGTCGGCGGACTACAGAATTGGGACAAGAAGAAGGCCTTCGAGTCGCTGGAGCGGCCCTTCGACCCGGACGCGCCGCGGTTCATCGATTACGAGGACCACGCCGAGAACTACGGGACCGAACGCAATCCTCACGAGGCCGACCACTGA
- the rqcH gene encoding ribosome rescue protein RqcH, whose translation MDQKRELSSIDLAAVVAELGAYEGAKLDKAYLYDDDLLRLKMRDFDRGRVELLVEVGDLKRAHVSAPENVPDAPGRPPNFAMMLRNRLSGADFAGVEQYGFDRILQFHFERGDEDTTIVAELFGQGNLAVLDENNEVVDSLDTVRLKSRTVAPGSQYEFPDERVNPLEVDYETLAAHMEESDTDLVRTLATQLNFGGLYAEEVCTRAGVEKSTDIDEADEDDYEAIYDAIQRLADPVRTGEFEPRVYREDDRLVDVTPFALEEYADLDSEAFDTFNEAVDFYFTNVDFEGEDAADQSVGDQRPDFEAEIEKHQRIIEQQEQAIEGFEEQAEAEREKAERLYGHYGLADEILTTVQNALDEDTSWEEIETRFEEGAEQGIEAAEAVQSVNSEEGMVTVEIDGTPVPLDASMGVEKNADRLYTEAKRIEEKKEGAMAAIENTREDLEAAKRRKEEWEADTAESDDDEDGEEDAEDVDWLSRPSIPIRKQEQWYERFRWFRTSDDFLVIGGRNADQNEELVQKYLDGNDLFFHAQAHGGPVTILKTSDPSEPSRDVDVPDRSKQEAAQFAVSYSSVWKDSRFTGDAYVVTPDQVSKTPESGEYLEKGGFAIRGDRTYFRDVAVGVAVGIACEPHTRVLGGPPSAIVPQVETHVEVEPGRYAQNDIAKRIYREFRERFADTSFVRKVASPDLIQEFLPPGGSRMQEE comes from the coding sequence ATGGACCAGAAGCGGGAACTGTCGAGCATCGACCTCGCCGCCGTCGTCGCGGAACTCGGCGCGTACGAGGGCGCGAAGCTCGACAAGGCGTATCTCTACGACGACGACCTCTTGCGGCTCAAGATGCGGGACTTCGACCGCGGTCGGGTCGAACTCCTCGTGGAAGTCGGCGACCTGAAGCGCGCCCACGTCTCCGCGCCGGAGAACGTCCCCGACGCGCCCGGCCGACCGCCGAACTTCGCCATGATGCTCCGGAACCGACTGTCGGGCGCGGACTTCGCCGGCGTCGAACAGTACGGCTTCGACCGCATCCTCCAGTTCCACTTCGAGCGCGGCGACGAGGACACCACTATCGTCGCCGAACTGTTCGGGCAGGGCAACCTCGCGGTGCTGGACGAGAACAACGAGGTCGTGGACAGCCTCGACACCGTGCGTCTCAAGTCTCGGACGGTCGCGCCGGGGAGCCAGTACGAGTTCCCCGACGAGCGCGTCAACCCCCTCGAAGTCGATTACGAGACGCTGGCGGCCCACATGGAGGAGTCCGACACCGACCTCGTGCGCACGCTCGCCACCCAACTCAACTTCGGCGGTCTCTACGCCGAGGAGGTCTGCACCCGCGCGGGCGTCGAGAAGTCCACCGACATCGACGAGGCCGACGAGGACGACTACGAGGCCATCTACGACGCCATCCAGCGCCTCGCCGACCCGGTCCGGACCGGGGAGTTCGAACCCCGCGTCTACCGCGAGGACGACCGCCTCGTGGACGTGACGCCGTTCGCGCTCGAAGAGTACGCCGACCTCGACTCGGAGGCCTTCGACACGTTCAACGAGGCGGTGGACTTCTACTTCACGAACGTGGACTTCGAGGGCGAGGACGCCGCCGACCAGAGCGTCGGCGACCAGCGACCCGACTTCGAGGCCGAAATCGAGAAACACCAGCGCATCATCGAACAGCAGGAGCAGGCCATCGAGGGGTTCGAGGAGCAGGCCGAGGCCGAGCGAGAGAAGGCCGAGCGCCTCTATGGCCACTACGGACTCGCCGACGAGATTCTCACCACCGTCCAGAACGCGCTGGACGAGGACACCTCGTGGGAGGAGATTGAGACCCGATTCGAGGAGGGGGCCGAACAGGGCATCGAGGCCGCCGAGGCCGTCCAGAGCGTGAACTCCGAGGAGGGGATGGTCACGGTCGAAATCGACGGGACGCCGGTCCCGCTCGACGCCTCGATGGGCGTCGAGAAGAACGCCGACCGGCTCTACACCGAGGCCAAGCGCATCGAGGAGAAGAAGGAGGGCGCGATGGCCGCCATCGAGAACACCCGCGAGGACCTCGAAGCGGCCAAACGCCGCAAGGAGGAGTGGGAGGCCGACACCGCCGAGTCAGACGACGACGAGGACGGCGAGGAGGACGCCGAGGACGTGGACTGGCTCTCCCGACCCTCGATTCCGATTCGCAAGCAGGAGCAGTGGTACGAGCGATTCCGGTGGTTCCGGACGAGCGACGACTTCCTCGTCATCGGCGGCCGCAACGCCGACCAGAACGAGGAGTTGGTCCAGAAGTACCTCGACGGCAACGACCTGTTCTTCCACGCGCAGGCCCACGGCGGTCCGGTGACGATTCTGAAGACCTCCGACCCCAGCGAACCCTCCCGCGACGTGGACGTTCCCGACCGGAGCAAGCAGGAGGCCGCCCAGTTCGCGGTGTCGTACTCGTCGGTCTGGAAGGACAGTCGGTTCACGGGAGACGCCTATGTGGTGACCCCCGACCAAGTGAGCAAGACGCCCGAGAGCGGCGAGTACCTCGAAAAAGGCGGGTTCGCAATCCGGGGCGACCGCACCTACTTCCGCGACGTGGCGGTGGGGGTCGCGGTCGGTATCGCCTGCGAACCCCACACCCGCGTCCTCGGCGGTCCGCCCTCCGCCATCGTCCCGCAGGTCGAGACCCACGTCGAGGTCGAACCCGGCCGGTACGCCCAGAACGACATCGCCAAGCGCATCTACCGGGAGTTCCGCGAGCGGTTCGCCGACACCTCGTTCGTCCGGAAGGTGGCGAGTCCCGACCTCATTCAGGAGTTCCTACCGCCGGGCGGAAGTCGGATGCAAGAGGAGTAG
- a CDS encoding DUF4013 domain-containing protein, producing MFETALRYPVDGDDRIETIVIGGLLTLFSWLLIPAVFVAGYLQRVLARTTADDRAPSFDDWGDLFGEGLKAVAVTLAYFAVPVVLLTAVLGSVIFAFETTTVVETGTTVAEPAAPGGANNLGVVVVLVGFALAVVASLAASYALPAALARLAVEGRLGAAFEFRRLAGVLTDRSYAIGWLVAFVVLAVGGALVGGLASIPLVGWALVPFASFYLNVVAFALYGQGYRDATRTDRRETADGDRRTSA from the coding sequence GTGTTCGAAACAGCACTCAGATACCCCGTAGACGGCGACGATAGAATCGAGACGATAGTAATCGGTGGGCTACTCACCCTGTTCTCGTGGCTCCTGATTCCGGCGGTGTTCGTCGCTGGCTACCTCCAGCGCGTCCTCGCCCGGACGACAGCGGACGACCGCGCGCCGTCGTTCGACGACTGGGGTGACCTGTTCGGGGAGGGCCTGAAGGCCGTCGCCGTCACGCTGGCGTACTTCGCGGTTCCGGTGGTGTTGCTGACCGCGGTCCTCGGCAGCGTCATCTTCGCCTTCGAGACGACGACGGTCGTCGAGACGGGGACGACCGTGGCCGAACCGGCCGCGCCCGGCGGAGCGAACAACCTCGGCGTGGTGGTGGTTCTCGTCGGGTTCGCGCTCGCCGTCGTCGCGTCGCTGGCCGCTTCCTACGCCCTGCCCGCCGCACTCGCTCGACTCGCCGTCGAGGGCCGCCTCGGCGCGGCGTTCGAGTTCCGCAGACTCGCGGGCGTCCTCACCGACCGGTCGTACGCCATCGGCTGGCTGGTCGCGTTCGTCGTCCTCGCGGTCGGCGGTGCGCTCGTCGGCGGACTCGCGTCGATACCACTCGTCGGGTGGGCGCTGGTCCCGTTCGCGAGCTTCTACCTGAACGTCGTCGCGTTCGCGCTCTACGGGCAGGGCTACCGCGACGCGACCCGGACTGACCGCCGCGAAACCGCGGACGGCGACCGGCGCACGTCGGCGTGA
- a CDS encoding DUF4013 domain-containing protein — translation MFREALTYPVRGEDVERRLLVGAILAVAAGLLARLGVLAVFALLPAVVLAGYALSVVRTTAESPGGTAAAEDAPPEFGDFRALAADGARALAVGFAYLLVPAAALAVTVGGAIGGASAAGRPESLGPTVFVFGAGTVVLFLSLAFAYLLPAALTGVARTRRLSGALDRGRLRASAGDAGYFVVWVAALLVGGAAVVVLASVAALGRLGEVVALAGSFYALVAVARLFGRAISG, via the coding sequence ATGTTCCGCGAGGCACTGACCTACCCGGTCCGCGGCGAGGACGTCGAGCGCCGACTCCTCGTCGGCGCGATTCTGGCCGTCGCCGCCGGACTGCTCGCTCGACTCGGCGTCCTCGCGGTGTTCGCGCTCCTCCCCGCCGTCGTGCTGGCCGGATACGCCCTGTCCGTCGTCCGGACCACCGCCGAGTCGCCCGGCGGGACGGCCGCCGCCGAGGACGCGCCGCCCGAATTTGGGGACTTCCGGGCGCTCGCGGCCGACGGCGCGCGGGCGCTCGCCGTCGGATTCGCCTATCTGCTCGTCCCCGCGGCCGCGCTCGCGGTCACGGTCGGGGGCGCTATCGGGGGTGCGAGCGCGGCCGGGCGACCCGAGTCGCTCGGACCGACGGTCTTCGTCTTCGGTGCCGGGACGGTCGTCCTCTTCTTGTCGCTCGCGTTCGCGTACCTCCTGCCCGCGGCGCTGACGGGCGTCGCTCGGACTCGGCGACTCTCGGGGGCGCTCGACCGCGGTCGCCTGCGCGCGAGCGCCGGGGACGCCGGGTACTTCGTCGTCTGGGTCGCGGCGCTGCTGGTCGGCGGTGCGGCGGTCGTCGTGCTCGCGTCGGTCGCGGCGCTCGGCCGTCTCGGCGAGGTGGTGGCGCTCGCGGGGAGTTTCTACGCGCTGGTCGCGGTCGCGCGCCTGTTCGGTCGGGCCATCTCGGGATAG
- a CDS encoding mRNA surveillance protein pelota: MRVTNRQRVEGGRERITLVPESLDDLWHLTYVLEPGDFVAADTTRRIQRNDDQMRDTGGEREHMHVTLEVEDSEFHKFANRLRVSGVIESASREDQLGQHHTVNVEENKEITVEKVWKADQLERLEEAEEATDNPDVAIVTVEEGKAHIHTVAQYGTEERAEFTGTTGKGEYARGRDELFAELTSALSRLDVDAIILAGPGFTKQDALDYVEEEAPDLTEKITTVDTSAVGDRGVHEVLKRGAVEEVQKNTRIAEEAELIDELTKRIGEGAKVAYGAEQVQKAADFGAIEHLLLLDERLREERGQEGEWPFDVNELITTVERKGGDVTVFSNEFAPGDQLSGFGGIAALLRYRLE; this comes from the coding sequence ATGAGAGTGACGAACCGCCAGCGGGTCGAAGGAGGCCGTGAGCGCATCACGCTCGTCCCCGAGAGCCTCGACGACCTCTGGCACCTCACCTACGTCCTCGAACCCGGCGACTTCGTGGCCGCCGACACGACCCGGCGCATCCAGCGCAACGACGACCAGATGCGCGACACGGGCGGCGAGCGCGAACACATGCACGTCACGCTCGAAGTCGAGGACTCGGAGTTCCACAAGTTCGCCAACCGCCTGCGAGTCAGCGGCGTCATCGAGAGCGCCTCCCGCGAGGACCAACTCGGCCAGCACCACACCGTCAACGTCGAGGAGAACAAGGAGATAACCGTCGAGAAGGTCTGGAAGGCCGACCAACTCGAACGACTCGAAGAGGCCGAGGAGGCCACCGACAACCCCGACGTGGCCATCGTCACCGTCGAGGAGGGGAAGGCTCACATCCACACCGTCGCCCAGTACGGCACCGAGGAGCGCGCCGAGTTCACCGGCACCACGGGCAAGGGCGAGTACGCCCGCGGCCGGGACGAACTGTTCGCGGAACTGACGAGCGCGCTCTCCCGTCTCGACGTGGACGCCATCATCCTCGCCGGGCCGGGGTTCACCAAGCAGGACGCGCTCGACTACGTCGAGGAGGAGGCCCCCGACCTGACCGAGAAGATAACCACCGTGGACACCAGCGCGGTCGGCGACCGAGGCGTCCACGAGGTGCTGAAGCGCGGCGCGGTCGAGGAGGTCCAGAAGAACACCCGCATCGCCGAGGAGGCCGAACTCATCGACGAACTCACCAAGCGCATCGGCGAGGGCGCGAAGGTCGCCTACGGGGCCGAGCAGGTCCAGAAGGCCGCGGACTTCGGAGCCATCGAACACCTCCTGTTGCTGGACGAACGCCTGCGCGAAGAGCGGGGGCAGGAGGGCGAGTGGCCCTTCGACGTGAACGAACTCATCACGACCGTCGAGCGGAAGGGAGGCGACGTGACGGTGTTCTCCAACGAGTTCGCGCCCGGCGACCAACTCTCGGGATTCGGCGGCATCGCCGCGCTCCTGCGCTACCGACTGGAATAA